The proteins below come from a single Hippocampus zosterae strain Florida chromosome 5, ASM2543408v3, whole genome shotgun sequence genomic window:
- the bcan gene encoding brevican core protein isoform X2: protein MDRTSLPKSLTLYLELHLNKMKQARLSVMLAALTLLVLPLSSTTQPNPDDTNLLHVTIASGPKTTGELGATLTLPCLVSLARPPPGLVTNGRCAALSLPRVRWSLVGHDDDKETEILVARGDSVQGLRHSDAGEYQCHVQQGVDHGHDVTQVQVKGLVFHHGDLSRSPHAFTFERAREACVEIGAQMAMPEQLEAAYHGGYEHCNPGWLSDRSVRYSVQKPREDCLGIMQGLPGVRTFGTLEPEQLFDVYCFVGHTAGEVFHGSAPRGFTFGEAKAYCLSEGAELATLAQLYAARNDGLSHCGSGWLKDGSVRQPMATTGVRCGEEPGNKTDFPEAHSRQDVYCFRTETNAASEEVQTLHSVTQGPLKTESWTTVDPQLAPELFMTKAMFGSEDLSSPSEERQNTSTADTSTRNMALTSSHIEETRSLSTVSLTLENNKTFEDHPQSGEAIRMADSLVTTETKAISSTEPPLESSEALSAVASVTPATPVIQTVEVVTVTDFSSDRTPPALTLASGIPSSATYTFISDSMGHLEAVQHTTDKDGDKAKTETAAKASNDWSGESPEAKPKSASNLTDSPDHHTDPRTPPPSKNISSPLQESGFLMESNHPRPVALNEATHTTRRPDGGQEKTGTDVVSVQKCSGCPLKDQTMEAVTDPTVIRKEPTLAMAAKQEVIQDLCGQSPCLNGGTCLDGDTPKCICLPGYGGASCQSDLKACEAGWEKFQSFCYRHVNTRQSWEGAEQHCRTIGGHLMSIMTPEEQHHINDKYREYQWIGLNDKTIEGDFRWSDGNLLIYNNWNRGQPDSHFLSGEDCAAMVWHDGGRWSDVPCNYHLSFTCKKGLSSCGEPPAVPNAMPFGKTRTHYETFAKVRYRCHAGFMQKLNPIISCLPDGRWEEPLIMCLPDHRFSSTARPLSEEVEEATPAVTTVIHAQSSSLLSAH from the exons ATGGACAGAACCAGCCTCCCCAAATCTTTGACTCTGTATCTGGAGCTCCACCTGAACAAGATGAA ACAGGCGCGTCTCTCCGTCATGTTGGCCGCCCTCACTCTCCTTGTTCTACCACTGTCCTCGACCACCCAGCCCAATCCAG ATGACACAAACCTCCTACATGTGACCATCGCGTCCGGCCCAAAAACTACAGGCGAGCTGGGTGCCACACTGACATTGCCGTGTCTGGTGTCCCTGGCCCGTCCGCCACCCGGCCTGGTCACCAACGGCCGGTGCGCCGCCCTTTCTCTGCCTCGCGTCAGGTGGAGCTTGGTTGGCCACGACGATGATAAGGAGACCGAGATACTGGTGGCCCGTGGCGACAGCGTGCAG GGGCTAAGGCACAGTGACGCCGGCGAATACCAGTGCCATGTACAGCAGGGAGTCGACCACGGCCATGATGTCACCCAGGTCCAAGTCAAAG GTTTGGTGTTCCATCATGGGGATCTGTCAAGAAGTCCCCATGCCTTCACCTTTGAGCGGGCCCGCGAGGCTTGTGTGGAGATCGGGGCCCAGATGGCCATGCCGGAGCAGCTTGAGGCGGCTTACCACGGCGGATATGAGCACTGCAACCCAGGTTGGCTCTCTGACCGCTCAGTTCG GTATTCAGTACAGAAGCCAAGAGAGGACTGCTTGGGCATTATGCAAGGTCTTCCAGGAGTGAGGACCTTTGGAACGTTAGAACCTGAGCAGCTCTTTGATGTCTACTGCTTTGTGGGCCACACCGCAG GTGAGGTGTTCCATGGCTCGGCCCCCCGTGGTTTTACCTTTGGGGAGGCCAAAGCGTACTGCCTGAGTGAAGGTGCCGAGCTAGCCACCCTCGCCCAACTATATGCAGCCCGGAACGACGGACTGAGCCACTGTGGCTCAGGGTGGCTGAAGGACGGCAGCGTGCGCCAACCCATGGCCACCACTGGGGTGCGCTGTGGGGAGGAACCAGGAAACAAGACGGACTTCCCTGAAGCTCACAGTCGCCAAGACGTCTACTGCTtcagaa CAGAAACAAACGCTGCAAGTGAGGAGGTTCAAACACTCCATTCTGTCACGCAAGGCCCGCTGAAGACAGAGTCCTGGACTACAGTTGATCCCCAGTTGGCGCCTGAGCTTTTCATGACAAAGGCAATGTTTGGATCAGAGGACCTCAGCAGCCCCTCGGAAGAACGTCAGAACACTTCTACTGCTGATACTAGTACCAGAAACATGGCTTTGACGTCATCTCACATTGAAGAAACAAGGTCCTTATCCACAGTGTCGCTCACTTTagagaacaacaaaacatttgaagatCATCCACAATCTGGAGAGGCGATCCGAATGGCCGACTCTTTGGTTACTACGGAAACCAAAGCCATCAGCTCCACTGAACCACCTTTGGAATCAA GTGAAGCGCTTTCTGCTGTGGCGTCCGTCACGCCAGCGACACCTGTGATCCAGACAGTTGAGGTCGTCACAGTTACTGACTTCAGTTCTGACCGTACTCCCCCTGCCTTGACCTTAGCCTCTGGGATTCCATCTAGCGCCACATATACCTTCATCTCAGACAGTATGGGACACCTGGAAGCTGTTCAACATACCACAGACAAAGATGGAGACAAAGCTAAAACGGAAACCGCTGCCAAAGCATCCAATGACTGGTCGGGAGAAAGTCCAGAAGCAAAACCGAAATCTGCATCAAATTTGACGGATTCACCGGACCACCACACTGATCCCAGAACACCTCCTCCGTCGAAGAATATTTCCTCCCCACTGCAGGAGTCCGGATTCCTTATGGAGTCCAACCATCCACGTCCTGTTGCATTGAATGAAGCTACTCACACCACCCGAAGACCAGACGGAGGACAAGAGAAGACTGGAACTGATGTAGTCTCTGTTCAAAAATGTTCCGGGTGTCCCCTTAAAGATCAAACCATGGAGGCCGTAACCGATCCGACTGTGATCAGGAAAGAGCCCACATTGGCCATGGCTGCCAAACAGGAAGTCATCCAAG ACCTGTGCGGGCAGAGTCCATGCTTGAATGGCGGCACATGCCTAGATGGAGACACTCCCAAGTGCATCTGCCTGCCCGGTTACGGCGGCGCCTCCTGCCAGTCAG ATTTGAAGGCGTGTGAGGCCGGCTGGGAGAAGTTCCAAAGCTTTTGCTATCGTCATGTAAACACGCGGCAAAGCTGGGAGGGGGCAGAACAACACTGTCGGACCATTGGCGGACACCTCATGTCCATCATGACCCCTGAGGAGCAACATCACATCAATG ATAAATACAGAGAATATCAGTGGATCGGACTGAATGACAAAACCATCGAGGGAGACTTCCGCTGGTCCGACGGAAACCTTCTG ATCTACAACAACTGGAACAGAGGGCAGCCCGACAGTCACTTCCTGTCCGGCGAGGACTGTGCCGCCATGGTTTGGCACGATGGCGGGCGCTGGAGCGACGTGCCCTGCAACTATCATCTTTCTTTCACATGCAAGAAGGGCCTTT CATCCTGTGGGGAGCCTCCTGCGGTTCCAAACGCCATGCCGTTTGGGAAGACGCGGACACACTATGAGACCTTCGCCAAGGTACGCTACCGCTGCCACGCGGGCTTCATGCAGAAGCTGAACCCCATTATCAGCTGCCTGCCTGACGGCCGCTGGGAGGAGCCCTTGATCATGTGCCTGCCAG ACCATCGGTTCAGTTCAACTGCTCGCCCCCTCTCCGAGGAGGTGGAAGAGGCCACCCCGGCGGTCACCACGGTTATCCACGCTCAAAGCAGCTCTCTGCTCTCAGCACATTAA
- the bcan gene encoding brevican core protein isoform X3, protein MDRTSLPKSLTLYLELHLNKMKQARLSVMLAALTLLVLPLSSTTQPNPDDTNLLHVTIASGPKTTGELGATLTLPCLVSLARPPPGLVTNGRCAALSLPRVRWSLVGHDDDKETEILVARGDSVQVSEVYRGRASLPHYAVSPVNLTLRLEGLRHSDAGEYQCHVQQGVDHGHDVTQVQVKGLVFHHGDLSRSPHAFTFERAREACVEIGAQMAMPEQLEAAYHGGYEHCNPGWLSDRSVRYSVQKPREDCLGIMQGLPGVRTFGTLEPEQLFDVYCFVGHTAGEVFHGSAPRGFTFGEAKAYCLSEGAELATLAQLYAARNDGLSHCGSGWLKDGSVRQPMATTGVRCGEEPGNKTDFPEAHSRQDVYCFRTETNAASEEVQTLHSVTQGPLKTESWTTVDPQLAPELFMTKAMFGSEDLSSPSEERQNTSTADTSTRNMALTSSHIEETRSLSTVSLTLENNKTFEDHPQSGEAIRMADSLVTTETKAISSTEPPLESTSGIPSSATYTFISDSMGHLEAVQHTTDKDGDKAKTETAAKASNDWSGESPEAKPKSASNLTDSPDHHTDPRTPPPSKNISSPLQESGFLMESNHPRPVALNEATHTTRRPDGGQEKTGTDVVSVQKCSGCPLKDQTMEAVTDPTVIRKEPTLAMAAKQEVIQDLCGQSPCLNGGTCLDGDTPKCICLPGYGGASCQSDLKACEAGWEKFQSFCYRHVNTRQSWEGAEQHCRTIGGHLMSIMTPEEQHHINDKYREYQWIGLNDKTIEGDFRWSDGNLLIYNNWNRGQPDSHFLSGEDCAAMVWHDGGRWSDVPCNYHLSFTCKKGLSSCGEPPAVPNAMPFGKTRTHYETFAKVRYRCHAGFMQKLNPIISCLPDGRWEEPLIMCLPDHRFSSTARPLSEEVEEATPAVTTVIHAQSSSLLSAH, encoded by the exons ATGGACAGAACCAGCCTCCCCAAATCTTTGACTCTGTATCTGGAGCTCCACCTGAACAAGATGAA ACAGGCGCGTCTCTCCGTCATGTTGGCCGCCCTCACTCTCCTTGTTCTACCACTGTCCTCGACCACCCAGCCCAATCCAG ATGACACAAACCTCCTACATGTGACCATCGCGTCCGGCCCAAAAACTACAGGCGAGCTGGGTGCCACACTGACATTGCCGTGTCTGGTGTCCCTGGCCCGTCCGCCACCCGGCCTGGTCACCAACGGCCGGTGCGCCGCCCTTTCTCTGCCTCGCGTCAGGTGGAGCTTGGTTGGCCACGACGATGATAAGGAGACCGAGATACTGGTGGCCCGTGGCGACAGCGTGCAGGTGAGCGAGGTCTATCGGGGCCGAGCCTCGCTACCGCATTACGCCGTCTCCCCCGTTAACCTGACGCTCCGGCTGGAGGGGCTAAGGCACAGTGACGCCGGCGAATACCAGTGCCATGTACAGCAGGGAGTCGACCACGGCCATGATGTCACCCAGGTCCAAGTCAAAG GTTTGGTGTTCCATCATGGGGATCTGTCAAGAAGTCCCCATGCCTTCACCTTTGAGCGGGCCCGCGAGGCTTGTGTGGAGATCGGGGCCCAGATGGCCATGCCGGAGCAGCTTGAGGCGGCTTACCACGGCGGATATGAGCACTGCAACCCAGGTTGGCTCTCTGACCGCTCAGTTCG GTATTCAGTACAGAAGCCAAGAGAGGACTGCTTGGGCATTATGCAAGGTCTTCCAGGAGTGAGGACCTTTGGAACGTTAGAACCTGAGCAGCTCTTTGATGTCTACTGCTTTGTGGGCCACACCGCAG GTGAGGTGTTCCATGGCTCGGCCCCCCGTGGTTTTACCTTTGGGGAGGCCAAAGCGTACTGCCTGAGTGAAGGTGCCGAGCTAGCCACCCTCGCCCAACTATATGCAGCCCGGAACGACGGACTGAGCCACTGTGGCTCAGGGTGGCTGAAGGACGGCAGCGTGCGCCAACCCATGGCCACCACTGGGGTGCGCTGTGGGGAGGAACCAGGAAACAAGACGGACTTCCCTGAAGCTCACAGTCGCCAAGACGTCTACTGCTtcagaa CAGAAACAAACGCTGCAAGTGAGGAGGTTCAAACACTCCATTCTGTCACGCAAGGCCCGCTGAAGACAGAGTCCTGGACTACAGTTGATCCCCAGTTGGCGCCTGAGCTTTTCATGACAAAGGCAATGTTTGGATCAGAGGACCTCAGCAGCCCCTCGGAAGAACGTCAGAACACTTCTACTGCTGATACTAGTACCAGAAACATGGCTTTGACGTCATCTCACATTGAAGAAACAAGGTCCTTATCCACAGTGTCGCTCACTTTagagaacaacaaaacatttgaagatCATCCACAATCTGGAGAGGCGATCCGAATGGCCGACTCTTTGGTTACTACGGAAACCAAAGCCATCAGCTCCACTGAACCACCTTTGGAATCAA CCTCTGGGATTCCATCTAGCGCCACATATACCTTCATCTCAGACAGTATGGGACACCTGGAAGCTGTTCAACATACCACAGACAAAGATGGAGACAAAGCTAAAACGGAAACCGCTGCCAAAGCATCCAATGACTGGTCGGGAGAAAGTCCAGAAGCAAAACCGAAATCTGCATCAAATTTGACGGATTCACCGGACCACCACACTGATCCCAGAACACCTCCTCCGTCGAAGAATATTTCCTCCCCACTGCAGGAGTCCGGATTCCTTATGGAGTCCAACCATCCACGTCCTGTTGCATTGAATGAAGCTACTCACACCACCCGAAGACCAGACGGAGGACAAGAGAAGACTGGAACTGATGTAGTCTCTGTTCAAAAATGTTCCGGGTGTCCCCTTAAAGATCAAACCATGGAGGCCGTAACCGATCCGACTGTGATCAGGAAAGAGCCCACATTGGCCATGGCTGCCAAACAGGAAGTCATCCAAG ACCTGTGCGGGCAGAGTCCATGCTTGAATGGCGGCACATGCCTAGATGGAGACACTCCCAAGTGCATCTGCCTGCCCGGTTACGGCGGCGCCTCCTGCCAGTCAG ATTTGAAGGCGTGTGAGGCCGGCTGGGAGAAGTTCCAAAGCTTTTGCTATCGTCATGTAAACACGCGGCAAAGCTGGGAGGGGGCAGAACAACACTGTCGGACCATTGGCGGACACCTCATGTCCATCATGACCCCTGAGGAGCAACATCACATCAATG ATAAATACAGAGAATATCAGTGGATCGGACTGAATGACAAAACCATCGAGGGAGACTTCCGCTGGTCCGACGGAAACCTTCTG ATCTACAACAACTGGAACAGAGGGCAGCCCGACAGTCACTTCCTGTCCGGCGAGGACTGTGCCGCCATGGTTTGGCACGATGGCGGGCGCTGGAGCGACGTGCCCTGCAACTATCATCTTTCTTTCACATGCAAGAAGGGCCTTT CATCCTGTGGGGAGCCTCCTGCGGTTCCAAACGCCATGCCGTTTGGGAAGACGCGGACACACTATGAGACCTTCGCCAAGGTACGCTACCGCTGCCACGCGGGCTTCATGCAGAAGCTGAACCCCATTATCAGCTGCCTGCCTGACGGCCGCTGGGAGGAGCCCTTGATCATGTGCCTGCCAG ACCATCGGTTCAGTTCAACTGCTCGCCCCCTCTCCGAGGAGGTGGAAGAGGCCACCCCGGCGGTCACCACGGTTATCCACGCTCAAAGCAGCTCTCTGCTCTCAGCACATTAA
- the bcan gene encoding brevican core protein isoform X1 — MDRTSLPKSLTLYLELHLNKMKQARLSVMLAALTLLVLPLSSTTQPNPDDTNLLHVTIASGPKTTGELGATLTLPCLVSLARPPPGLVTNGRCAALSLPRVRWSLVGHDDDKETEILVARGDSVQVSEVYRGRASLPHYAVSPVNLTLRLEGLRHSDAGEYQCHVQQGVDHGHDVTQVQVKGLVFHHGDLSRSPHAFTFERAREACVEIGAQMAMPEQLEAAYHGGYEHCNPGWLSDRSVRYSVQKPREDCLGIMQGLPGVRTFGTLEPEQLFDVYCFVGHTAGEVFHGSAPRGFTFGEAKAYCLSEGAELATLAQLYAARNDGLSHCGSGWLKDGSVRQPMATTGVRCGEEPGNKTDFPEAHSRQDVYCFRTETNAASEEVQTLHSVTQGPLKTESWTTVDPQLAPELFMTKAMFGSEDLSSPSEERQNTSTADTSTRNMALTSSHIEETRSLSTVSLTLENNKTFEDHPQSGEAIRMADSLVTTETKAISSTEPPLESSEALSAVASVTPATPVIQTVEVVTVTDFSSDRTPPALTLASGIPSSATYTFISDSMGHLEAVQHTTDKDGDKAKTETAAKASNDWSGESPEAKPKSASNLTDSPDHHTDPRTPPPSKNISSPLQESGFLMESNHPRPVALNEATHTTRRPDGGQEKTGTDVVSVQKCSGCPLKDQTMEAVTDPTVIRKEPTLAMAAKQEVIQDLCGQSPCLNGGTCLDGDTPKCICLPGYGGASCQSDLKACEAGWEKFQSFCYRHVNTRQSWEGAEQHCRTIGGHLMSIMTPEEQHHINDKYREYQWIGLNDKTIEGDFRWSDGNLLIYNNWNRGQPDSHFLSGEDCAAMVWHDGGRWSDVPCNYHLSFTCKKGLSSCGEPPAVPNAMPFGKTRTHYETFAKVRYRCHAGFMQKLNPIISCLPDGRWEEPLIMCLPDHRFSSTARPLSEEVEEATPAVTTVIHAQSSSLLSAH; from the exons ATGGACAGAACCAGCCTCCCCAAATCTTTGACTCTGTATCTGGAGCTCCACCTGAACAAGATGAA ACAGGCGCGTCTCTCCGTCATGTTGGCCGCCCTCACTCTCCTTGTTCTACCACTGTCCTCGACCACCCAGCCCAATCCAG ATGACACAAACCTCCTACATGTGACCATCGCGTCCGGCCCAAAAACTACAGGCGAGCTGGGTGCCACACTGACATTGCCGTGTCTGGTGTCCCTGGCCCGTCCGCCACCCGGCCTGGTCACCAACGGCCGGTGCGCCGCCCTTTCTCTGCCTCGCGTCAGGTGGAGCTTGGTTGGCCACGACGATGATAAGGAGACCGAGATACTGGTGGCCCGTGGCGACAGCGTGCAGGTGAGCGAGGTCTATCGGGGCCGAGCCTCGCTACCGCATTACGCCGTCTCCCCCGTTAACCTGACGCTCCGGCTGGAGGGGCTAAGGCACAGTGACGCCGGCGAATACCAGTGCCATGTACAGCAGGGAGTCGACCACGGCCATGATGTCACCCAGGTCCAAGTCAAAG GTTTGGTGTTCCATCATGGGGATCTGTCAAGAAGTCCCCATGCCTTCACCTTTGAGCGGGCCCGCGAGGCTTGTGTGGAGATCGGGGCCCAGATGGCCATGCCGGAGCAGCTTGAGGCGGCTTACCACGGCGGATATGAGCACTGCAACCCAGGTTGGCTCTCTGACCGCTCAGTTCG GTATTCAGTACAGAAGCCAAGAGAGGACTGCTTGGGCATTATGCAAGGTCTTCCAGGAGTGAGGACCTTTGGAACGTTAGAACCTGAGCAGCTCTTTGATGTCTACTGCTTTGTGGGCCACACCGCAG GTGAGGTGTTCCATGGCTCGGCCCCCCGTGGTTTTACCTTTGGGGAGGCCAAAGCGTACTGCCTGAGTGAAGGTGCCGAGCTAGCCACCCTCGCCCAACTATATGCAGCCCGGAACGACGGACTGAGCCACTGTGGCTCAGGGTGGCTGAAGGACGGCAGCGTGCGCCAACCCATGGCCACCACTGGGGTGCGCTGTGGGGAGGAACCAGGAAACAAGACGGACTTCCCTGAAGCTCACAGTCGCCAAGACGTCTACTGCTtcagaa CAGAAACAAACGCTGCAAGTGAGGAGGTTCAAACACTCCATTCTGTCACGCAAGGCCCGCTGAAGACAGAGTCCTGGACTACAGTTGATCCCCAGTTGGCGCCTGAGCTTTTCATGACAAAGGCAATGTTTGGATCAGAGGACCTCAGCAGCCCCTCGGAAGAACGTCAGAACACTTCTACTGCTGATACTAGTACCAGAAACATGGCTTTGACGTCATCTCACATTGAAGAAACAAGGTCCTTATCCACAGTGTCGCTCACTTTagagaacaacaaaacatttgaagatCATCCACAATCTGGAGAGGCGATCCGAATGGCCGACTCTTTGGTTACTACGGAAACCAAAGCCATCAGCTCCACTGAACCACCTTTGGAATCAA GTGAAGCGCTTTCTGCTGTGGCGTCCGTCACGCCAGCGACACCTGTGATCCAGACAGTTGAGGTCGTCACAGTTACTGACTTCAGTTCTGACCGTACTCCCCCTGCCTTGACCTTAGCCTCTGGGATTCCATCTAGCGCCACATATACCTTCATCTCAGACAGTATGGGACACCTGGAAGCTGTTCAACATACCACAGACAAAGATGGAGACAAAGCTAAAACGGAAACCGCTGCCAAAGCATCCAATGACTGGTCGGGAGAAAGTCCAGAAGCAAAACCGAAATCTGCATCAAATTTGACGGATTCACCGGACCACCACACTGATCCCAGAACACCTCCTCCGTCGAAGAATATTTCCTCCCCACTGCAGGAGTCCGGATTCCTTATGGAGTCCAACCATCCACGTCCTGTTGCATTGAATGAAGCTACTCACACCACCCGAAGACCAGACGGAGGACAAGAGAAGACTGGAACTGATGTAGTCTCTGTTCAAAAATGTTCCGGGTGTCCCCTTAAAGATCAAACCATGGAGGCCGTAACCGATCCGACTGTGATCAGGAAAGAGCCCACATTGGCCATGGCTGCCAAACAGGAAGTCATCCAAG ACCTGTGCGGGCAGAGTCCATGCTTGAATGGCGGCACATGCCTAGATGGAGACACTCCCAAGTGCATCTGCCTGCCCGGTTACGGCGGCGCCTCCTGCCAGTCAG ATTTGAAGGCGTGTGAGGCCGGCTGGGAGAAGTTCCAAAGCTTTTGCTATCGTCATGTAAACACGCGGCAAAGCTGGGAGGGGGCAGAACAACACTGTCGGACCATTGGCGGACACCTCATGTCCATCATGACCCCTGAGGAGCAACATCACATCAATG ATAAATACAGAGAATATCAGTGGATCGGACTGAATGACAAAACCATCGAGGGAGACTTCCGCTGGTCCGACGGAAACCTTCTG ATCTACAACAACTGGAACAGAGGGCAGCCCGACAGTCACTTCCTGTCCGGCGAGGACTGTGCCGCCATGGTTTGGCACGATGGCGGGCGCTGGAGCGACGTGCCCTGCAACTATCATCTTTCTTTCACATGCAAGAAGGGCCTTT CATCCTGTGGGGAGCCTCCTGCGGTTCCAAACGCCATGCCGTTTGGGAAGACGCGGACACACTATGAGACCTTCGCCAAGGTACGCTACCGCTGCCACGCGGGCTTCATGCAGAAGCTGAACCCCATTATCAGCTGCCTGCCTGACGGCCGCTGGGAGGAGCCCTTGATCATGTGCCTGCCAG ACCATCGGTTCAGTTCAACTGCTCGCCCCCTCTCCGAGGAGGTGGAAGAGGCCACCCCGGCGGTCACCACGGTTATCCACGCTCAAAGCAGCTCTCTGCTCTCAGCACATTAA
- the isg20l2 gene encoding interferon-stimulated 20 kDa exonuclease-like 2 produces MSDIMLNVCLSDCDYSSSGAKTKKRKHQNKTEQHNVALKFKKFKRKKFTKTSEQSIMSTQRPSCHPTTSNKVLPHAGSSNEPSSHQQQPSTAMNGHTKAPKKKLKPISVGKSQSSGIPCKYLAIDCEMVGTGPKGSVNQLGRCSIVSYEGDVVYDKFVKPSVPVTDYRTRWSGIRAKDLVKATPYKQARKEILKLLAGKVVIGHAVHNDFKVLQYSHPAGLTRDTSRIPLLNRRAGFEEKACASLKRLTKAIFNREIQMGRGGHSSVEDARATMELYKLVEDEWEKKLALGNCSTHSLATLTSALGK; encoded by the exons ATGTCAGACATCATGCTCAACGTGTGCCTGTCTGACTGTGACTATTCCTCATCCGGAGCAAAGACGAAAAAAAGGAAGCATCAAAACAAGACGGAACAACACAATGTGGCGCtcaaattcaagaaatttaaAAGGAAGAAGTTCACAAAGACATCAGAACAAAGCATCATGTCCACACAACGTCCATCCTGTCATCCCACCACATCAAACAAGGTTCTACCTCATGCAGGGAGCTCCAATGAGCCTTCGTCACACCAGCAGCAGCCTTCGACCGCCATGAACGGCCACACCaaagcacccaaaaaaaaattgaaaccaaTTTCGGTCGGCAAGTCCCAATCATCCGGCATACCCTGCAAGTACCTTGCCATTGACTGCGAGATGGTGGGCACAGGTCCCAAAGGAAGCGTCAACCAGCTAGGACGTTGCAGCATTGTGTCCTACGAGGGCGACGTGGTGTATGACAAGTTCGTTAAGCCCTCGGTTCCTGTCACCGACTACCGCACGCGATGGAGTGGCATTCGCGCCAAGGACCTCGTGAAAGCCACACCCTACAAGCAGGCCAGAAAGGAG ATCCTGAAGCTTCTGGCGGGCAAGGTAGTGATCGGCCACGCTGTCCACAACGACTTCAAAGTCCTGCAATACTCGCACCCGGCCGGCTTGACGCGGGACACGTCGCGCATCCCGCTGCTCAACCGGCGGGCTGGCTTTGAGGAGAAAGCGTGCGCTTCACTCAAGAGGCTCACCAAGGCCATTTTCAATCGTGAGATCCAG ATGGGGCGTGGCGGCCACTCGTCGGTAGAAGACGCACGGGCCACCATGGAGCTCTACAAACTGGTGGAGGACGAGTGGGAGAAGAAGTTGGCATTGGGAAATTGCTCCACCCACTCACTTGCTACTTTAACTTCCGCATTAGGAAAGTAA